In Atribacterota bacterium, one genomic interval encodes:
- a CDS encoding QueT transporter family protein, with protein sequence MFSLNYMVRISLIAAIYVTINIIFAPISFGPFQIRIAEALTVLPFIDPAAIGGLFLGCILSNIWGGLGIIDVIGGSFFTLLAAIITYNTTKPFLAPVPPIIINALGISLYLHLLFEIPYWLTVAYITIGQTIACFIIGYPLLLILIRRKIWLYRAK encoded by the coding sequence TTGTTTAGTTTGAATTATATGGTACGCATTTCATTAATTGCTGCAATATATGTTACCATAAATATTATTTTTGCACCAATTAGTTTTGGACCTTTCCAGATTAGAATTGCTGAAGCATTAACAGTATTGCCTTTTATTGATCCGGCTGCTATTGGTGGATTATTTTTAGGGTGCATATTATCAAATATTTGGGGAGGGCTTGGTATAATTGATGTTATTGGTGGCAGTTTTTTTACATTATTAGCAGCTATTATAACATATAATACAACTAAACCTTTTTTAGCCCCTGTTCCGCCTATTATAATTAATGCACTTGGTATAAGCTTATATTTACATTTATTATTTGAAATTCCATACTGGCTAACAGTTGCCTATATTACTATAGGACAGACAATTGCCTGTTTCATAATTGGTTACCCGTTATTGCTGATTCTAATAAGGAGAAAAATCTGGTTGTATAGAGCTAAATAA
- a CDS encoding penicillin-binding protein 1A: MSKKKTKKTKNNSFYKKIIFISLFLFVLSFLISFALLVSFSNQKMVDIVKTSNFINPITSKVYDINGKLITEFFQENRTPISLSEIPTHLISAFIAIEDTYFYNHYGISIRGIIRAMVENVKESGRIFQGQGGSTITQQLAVNTFLTREETLSRKIQDALLALQIERTFTKNEILEMYLNLIYFGHGAYGVVSASEMYFNKDVADLSLAESALLAGIPRRPYYYSPFINIESSLNRKNVILKRMYDLGYIDESEYQQARDEVITFSHNRENIEIAPHFSSYIRTQLLEQYGVNMVFKGGLKIYTTLDLELQRKAQEAFLDSGREGALIAVDPQTGYIKAMVGGKNYEESEFNRATQAYRQPGSAFKTFVYLTALDKGLSPSLIMEDAPIIYENGWSPENYENEFRGFVTLREGFEDSINIIGVKLLERVGVRDVIQNAEKAGITSSLRADLSLALGTSEVTPLEMASAYATIANMGTYVEPISILKIEDHNGKVLEQNNVVSKKVFTEEVCYTLTKLMEGVINRGTGWNADIGRPAAGKTGTTNECIDAWFVGFTPELACAVYIGNDDRRTLGNKMTGGVVAAPIWHDFMLNALQDKPVKNFQKPSNVVEINVCSKTGLLPGNQCSEILKVAFIAGTEPRGVCQGDVISTSPNIDSEPLFPTPQVPRENIPVIEGEKKFPLLEEIDILKQDIDPEDVPQEEKKEDTLQSLVEELKRRLESRD; this comes from the coding sequence ATGAGTAAGAAAAAAACAAAAAAAACAAAAAATAATTCTTTCTACAAAAAAATAATATTTATTAGTTTATTCTTATTTGTCTTATCATTTTTAATATCATTTGCCCTTTTAGTTTCCTTTTCCAACCAAAAAATGGTAGATATAGTTAAAACTAGTAATTTTATTAACCCTATTACCAGTAAAGTTTATGATATTAATGGAAAATTAATAACAGAATTTTTTCAGGAAAACCGAACGCCAATTTCTTTATCAGAAATTCCCACACACCTCATCAGTGCTTTTATTGCTATTGAAGATACTTACTTCTATAATCATTATGGAATAAGCATTCGTGGTATTATCAGAGCAATGGTTGAAAATGTCAAGGAAAGTGGAAGAATATTTCAAGGTCAGGGAGGCAGTACAATAACTCAACAGCTTGCTGTTAATACATTTTTAACAAGGGAAGAAACATTGTCTCGCAAAATACAGGATGCACTCCTTGCCTTACAAATTGAGAGAACTTTTACTAAAAATGAAATACTTGAAATGTACCTGAATTTAATTTACTTCGGTCATGGAGCCTATGGTGTTGTATCAGCATCAGAAATGTACTTTAATAAGGATGTTGCAGATCTTTCTTTGGCTGAAAGTGCTTTACTGGCAGGAATACCAAGAAGACCATATTATTACTCTCCTTTTATTAATATAGAATCTTCTTTAAATAGAAAAAATGTAATCTTAAAAAGAATGTATGACCTGGGTTATATAGATGAATCCGAATATCAACAAGCTAGAGACGAAGTAATTACATTTAGTCATAATAGAGAAAATATTGAAATCGCACCTCATTTTTCCAGCTACATTCGTACACAGTTACTCGAACAATATGGTGTAAATATGGTTTTTAAAGGTGGACTAAAAATCTACACCACACTTGATTTGGAATTACAACGAAAAGCACAGGAGGCTTTTTTAGACAGCGGCAGGGAAGGTGCATTAATTGCTGTAGATCCTCAAACAGGCTATATAAAAGCAATGGTTGGTGGGAAAAATTATGAAGAGAGTGAATTTAATAGAGCAACCCAGGCTTACAGACAACCAGGATCTGCCTTTAAAACATTTGTTTACTTAACGGCATTAGATAAAGGTCTTTCTCCAAGCTTAATTATGGAGGATGCTCCAATTATTTACGAAAATGGCTGGTCTCCGGAAAACTATGAGAATGAATTTAGGGGATTTGTTACATTAAGAGAAGGTTTTGAGGACTCTATTAATATTATTGGGGTTAAATTATTAGAAAGAGTTGGTGTCCGAGATGTAATTCAGAATGCTGAAAAAGCCGGAATTACTAGTTCCTTACGAGCAGATCTCTCCTTAGCGTTAGGAACCTCTGAAGTAACTCCATTGGAAATGGCTTCCGCATATGCAACAATAGCAAATATGGGAACATATGTAGAACCGATTTCCATTTTAAAAATTGAAGATCATAATGGCAAGGTATTGGAGCAAAACAATGTAGTAAGCAAAAAAGTTTTTACAGAAGAAGTATGTTACACATTAACTAAATTAATGGAAGGTGTCATAAATAGAGGAACTGGCTGGAACGCTGATATTGGAAGACCAGCTGCGGGTAAGACGGGTACAACTAATGAATGCATAGACGCCTGGTTCGTTGGTTTTACGCCTGAATTGGCCTGCGCTGTATATATAGGTAATGATGATAGAAGAACACTGGGTAACAAAATGACCGGAGGTGTGGTCGCGGCTCCAATATGGCATGATTTTATGTTAAATGCATTGCAAGATAAACCTGTAAAAAATTTTCAAAAACCATCTAATGTTGTAGAAATTAATGTATGTAGCAAAACTGGACTTCTGCCCGGAAATCAATGTAGTGAAATATTAAAAGTAGCCTTTATTGCGGGTACAGAACCCCGTGGAGTATGCCAGGGAGATGTCATTTCGACTTCACCTAATATTGACAGTGAACCATTATTCCCTACACCACAAGTACCACGAGAGAATATTCCTGTGATAGAAGGTGAAAAGAAATTTCCACTATTGGAAGAAATTGATATTTTAAAGCAGGATATCGATCCCGAGGATGTACCACAGGAAGAGAAAAAGGAAGACACATTGCAATCATTAGTTGAAGAATTAAAAAGAAGATTAGAAAGCAGGGATTAA
- the tyrS gene encoding tyrosine--tRNA ligase codes for MDLSEEMKIIKRGTDEIISEEELKNKLRNSKKSKKPLRIKQGFDPSAPDIHLGHTVGLRKLRHFQDLGHDVYFLIGDFTGMIGDPSGRSSTRKQLTTVEVKKNAETYKEQVFKILDPNKTIVEFNSHWLGKLSFVDVIHLCSKYTVARMLERDDFSNRFQEKKPIGVHEFLYPLMQGYDSVSLKADVELGGTDQKFNLLVGRDLQREFGQEPQVIITMPIIEGTDGVEKMSKSLGNYIGINEKPNDMYGKIMSIPDKLMEIYFRLLTDVPEQQINQIKKDLQANNVHPRDIKKRLAKEIVKIYHGYSNANQAENHFEQVFQEKMDPENSQKLLIPIRDLSENKLWIVKLVKMTKALTSTGEAIRIIKQGGVRINHKKITNPNTDIVVKDGDILRIGKLNFYQLKIN; via the coding sequence ATGGATTTATCTGAGGAAATGAAAATAATTAAAAGAGGAACTGATGAAATTATTTCAGAAGAAGAATTGAAAAACAAATTAAGAAATTCTAAAAAATCAAAAAAACCATTACGTATAAAGCAAGGATTTGACCCCAGTGCCCCAGATATACATTTAGGACATACGGTTGGTTTAAGAAAGTTAAGACATTTTCAAGACTTAGGTCATGATGTTTATTTTCTCATTGGTGATTTTACAGGTATGATAGGGGATCCAAGTGGACGATCTTCGACTAGAAAACAGCTAACAACGGTAGAGGTAAAAAAGAATGCCGAAACTTATAAGGAACAAGTCTTTAAAATATTAGACCCCAATAAAACAATTGTAGAATTTAATAGCCATTGGTTAGGAAAATTATCTTTTGTTGATGTAATCCATTTATGCTCTAAATATACAGTTGCCAGAATGCTGGAAAGGGACGATTTTTCAAACCGATTTCAAGAAAAAAAGCCAATTGGTGTGCATGAGTTTTTGTATCCTCTTATGCAAGGTTATGATTCTGTATCACTGAAAGCCGATGTGGAATTAGGAGGAACTGACCAAAAATTTAATTTATTGGTTGGAAGGGATTTACAAAGAGAATTTGGACAGGAGCCACAGGTTATAATTACTATGCCTATTATTGAGGGTACTGATGGTGTGGAAAAAATGAGCAAAAGCCTTGGGAACTATATTGGCATTAATGAGAAACCAAATGATATGTATGGAAAAATCATGTCTATACCTGATAAATTAATGGAAATATATTTTCGCTTATTAACTGATGTACCCGAACAGCAAATAAACCAAATAAAAAAAGATCTTCAAGCAAATAATGTTCATCCTCGTGATATCAAAAAAAGACTAGCCAAGGAAATTGTAAAAATATATCACGGATATAGCAATGCCAATCAAGCTGAGAATCATTTTGAACAGGTATTTCAGGAAAAGATGGATCCCGAAAATTCGCAAAAATTGTTAATTCCTATTAGAGATTTAAGTGAAAATAAATTATGGATTGTAAAATTAGTAAAAATGACCAAAGCTCTTACTAGCACCGGTGAAGCCATCAGGATAATCAAACAAGGTGGAGTAAGGATAAATCATAAAAAAATAACTAACCCAAATACTGATATTGTAGTAAAAGACGGCGATATTTTAAGGATTGGCAAATTAAATTTTTATCAGCTAAAAATAAATTGA